TTTTGTATATAGTTAATTAAATGATAACTAATGTATTCTAAGAGCTTTATAGAGACCCCAATGGTAAGAACTTGGTGACTTGATGGAACATACAAAAACAATAATAGTAGTTTATTACAATCATATATGAATATTTGAATGAATGCCTTAAGAGGATCTTAAAAATAAGATTATACTTTGAAAAAATTAACATGTTTGACCCATGTCTTTTAGTTAATATTTATATTTGATCAAAATTTGAGGTAAACGTACCCATCCCATTTAACCCATTTGGAACTAAGTGAACCCACACTACCACTGGTGTATGATTAAAATATGAAGTATTTTAATCCAAATTTGTTGGTTGCTCTCTAGGAGAACTTGAATAAACGACATCATCAAAAGAGTAGTGATAACATTAAAATGAGTCGAAAAACTTACATGGTAATTTAAGTTTGGAAAATTGAAGGTTGTGGAAATCCCCTATGCTCATGACTCCAAATTCACCAAATTTCAATCCAAAAAATCCCGTAATTTTGACAAGCTGGGTgtcaaaaagattaaataaagCCTAATGATTTATAAAGCTAAATATATTAAATGAATAGCGATAAATCATGCAGCTATATATACTTGCATACTAACCTGTGAGCCTCCTTCACCATTATCCGATGCTTTTCCTGTATACGAACTATCCAGTATGAACTCTCTTACTTTGCAGAGTGACCTCAGCCACTTTTTTGACTTTGGATGTCGATAAGTCTacattgtgttttgtttttggttACCATTATAACAAACAagtataaataaaaaaagttatagtAGAGAGGATGAGTGGTTTACCTTGTCAACTCTATATCTTCCATTTGTTTCTGTACACTTATATTTCTTAACAGTCCACCCTTTTAAATTTTTTAGTAGTTCCAGCGGATCTATAGTAGTTTCATCAATTTGTCGGCGTGAAATTATCTGTTGAATAACAACTTCTTTTAGAAACAAATGGTAATTCAGCTTTCatattcaaaaataaaaaagattaGCATTAATAATTACagaaatatataataataaaatatgatCAAAAGAAACTTATACCTTCCCCATTATGGCAACAGTCGGAATACCGAGAGGGAATTGGAAAAGCAAATGCAGCCCCtacaaagtaaaaaaaacaaaagatgaGAAGGAAAAAACACTACGCGGTAAAGTAGAACTGATCATATGATTGAGAACTAAAGCAAACCGGATAGAAAAGAGTGTAGACACCTCTCTTCAGTGgtggagcttgaccaaaagttccgagggggcggaaagtcatgggacccaatttatatattgtataaatatttaggcaaaataattggggAGACAATCctatttaattttaaaaattttggacGAAAAATAGGAAATTTTACATTTCTAACCGAAACACTGGCGGGCGGGTGCATCCCCCACTTTACACTAAGCTACGCCCCTGCCTCTCTTTGTCATAAATTCCAGGAAAGGTGGGCTCAAAATAGCATATAAATCCACAAAAGTAGCTGGAGTCGATGGACCTCTGAAAAAAGTGTGTATTGTTCACAACCCGACTAATCAAAAATATAGAGAGCGAATCAATAAATTATACTTACCCAATAAGTGATGTTGCATAGCGTAACTGAAGCTGTTTGACATCATCTCAATAAGACTGAAGCCTCtgaaaaaacaagaaaaatacaataAGCCATAAGGACTTATGTTGGTTTTAGATAAAATAATATAAGGGAACAGAAAGAATAGACATAtagatatgtatttgtataaCAACTTCACATGTATTATATATTTCAAAAGATCTATAACAAGTTATCAATCATTGAGAATTTAACCCAACAGAAGGCCTTATGTTAATGACCCAACAAAAGCCCTTATTTTAATAACCTATCAATATTAAATATGAATATTACTAGCATTTTAGAGAAATTAACAGTACTCAAAAAGCTCATAGTGAGCAGGACAAAATCTTCATAAATGGCCAAAAAAAGTATTATATATTACCTATATAAATTCATCTCTGAATCAAACATAAAGCTGGTATATTAAACTCATATCCTTCCATCAATGAAATATTATAAACTGGTAACGATCTGAACAATTACCTGCATTGAAAAACTAAGGCTAGAGCTCAATACAAAAAGATTTAACATTACTGCATAGTAGACGAGTCTAAGTTCTTGAGCCTGGCATACAATACGACATCCACAACAACCTATATTAAACCTCAAGCTCACCAATACGGAAAAATACAACTAAAACCCTAGGTAACCAATCAAAACACAAATATAGAAAAAATATGAGACTAACAATAGGGAAACAGAGAGGGTTACGATGAGACTTACAATAATCATCACAGTCAAAGCCATTTTCTTCCTCCAAATAAAAATAACGTTCTGAAAAATCAAATTTGTTGCCTGCTTGCGTATTGGTTACTCATTACCGTTGCTTGAATGGATTAAGAGTCGCTAGCGCCGATGATGGAGAGAAAATCTTAAATTAAAATTTGCCAtatcaacaaaaaacaaaaatggGGAATGTGTGGGAAATCAAGAATTATACCTTGGAATGGGGAAGTAGCAAAACCCTAATCAAGAATTATACCTTCGAGTGGTGAAGTAGCAAAACCCTAATATGTGGGCGGATGGAGTGATGGCTATGTTTTTTGATTTAGACCTGGAATGGTGTACTGGAGTCTGGAGATATCTAGAGGTGATTAAAACCCTAATTAGTGGAGAGGTGTACAGGAGATATCAAGAGGTTATGTGAAACATGGATAACATATGGCGCACcagagtaaaaaaaaaaaaaaaaaaattgaaataaaGCCGCTTAAATTTCATTGGTCGCTAATACGGTGGCAATTCCACCACACCTTTTTATTTAGCCACGTTAttttataaattattatttttcttaCCAATTTGCAACCGAAAATAAATGGTCACAATTTTTTTTGACCGCCTAGCTACCATGTCATCTCAAATACGTCGAATTCACATTTTCGTGGGAAATTGGTGGCTAAATTTGCTACGGTTTTTTTAGGTGGCAAATTTTTGGTGACAATTGcccaattttctagtagtgtaatTTGGATCCTCCAACAGACAATTTGTTGCAATCTATTTTTTGTAAACACAAAAACGGAATAGAAACCGACTAGATAGTAGCATTGTAAATAAGTGCTACACTAACACTATGATGTATGGTGGTGAATCTAGAAAAAAACTAAAGGGGCAACGTATCTATAAAAAGGGGCAACGAAATCgaaaaaaacgtcaaatttttccaaaatttacactaattttacactaccgtCAGAGCGTCAAGGGGCAACGGAGGTTGCCCCTTGTTCTatgctaggtccgcccctgatgtATGGAACATTATAGACACTATATGGTAAAAGGAATATGATATGTGTCTTGACGATTACACTATTACATGTGTTGATTATACTTTAGTGTGTGCATTCTTGCATACACTACATATGCATTCTTAGTAAAGTTTACGCATTGATGTATAGCATGTGTCTAATACCAGTGATACTTTAGTGTGTCCGTTGTTGCATACGCTACATATGCATTTAGTATAGTGTATGCATTAATCTTAGGTTAAGTGTGCTACTGATACTTTAGTGTTGCAATTGTTGCATACATTGCATATGAATTCTTAATATAGTATATGCATTACTATATACGCTAGTTGTGTTGCTGATAATATCTTTATAGTGTTCGCTTTGTTGCATATAGTGATATGCATTCTTTAAACGTGTGTTACTAATGATAATTGTATAATGTATGCGTAGTTGCTTTACATTGCACATGAATATAGCCTGGTTGCTTCTCACAAATATTGATCGACCtactttataaaaaaaactaggttataaccccgtgtattacacgggttaaataaatgaattttatatgtcaaataataaaacattatctttttaaaagtctcctttattgcacgggttaaagaaatgtaattttatatattaaataataaaataagttatatctataagaaccacacgggttgaataaatgtaatattgtttaccaaataataaaaaaaatttatatttttaaaaaccctcgtatattacatgggttgaataaatatgattttatataccaaataataaaaaaaatatttaaaaaaaaaactaacggatttttttatatttaaagtaggataagattgaatattaatctgaactaacggatttttttatatttaaagtgggataagattgaatattaatctttatttatttagttaatataagattgaaaaatcatatgattgaataggtgggaggttgtatgattataaatcggttaaccgtactgaatgataaagataatagtgattgttgaacaaattaattaatcgaatgtaacagaaacatttgtgatgttaggtggattttttttagttatttgaaagttaatatcaactttCATAAAAAATGTAAATTTTTCAACTTGTCGATAATTTAAGCTTCCATTCAACCCATAATACTTAAACCAATCGAGATATTTAAGATTACATAGATAAGTTGAATTTATTAAatatgaattcttattagatttgattaaatattattgataataaaaatttgtattagattagattttagatttgattaaatattattaataataaaaatttgttgattaaatattattgataataaaaatttgtattagattagattttagatttgattaaatattattaataataaaaatttgtattaatttagattaaatattattattattattagtattaataattttaatcaattaaatgagagaataacaagtgtcccaaaacaggtttcttttattatatagtatagattaaaaaAAACCTTTAATTTTGAAATACCATGATCGGATTAACAAAGTTATGTATCTAACCAACATTTTGTAATGTTTCTGTCATACCCCaagaattattatatatattttttttgagaaAACACACTTTACCTTGGTGGTTTTAATTCGTATCCGTattatgaatttacatcgagatagataGTAAACGGCCAAAAAGCTACGCTACTACCCCTTTTAATTCAAAACTAGAATATTTAGAATCACTTCACTCATCaagaaatatattattatatttttagcAACGTTGAGATATTTGAGAAGAATACAAGGATAGAAATTGAACTAACATAAAATATGTAGAGAAAAAAGATAAAGAATTAAAGATACAGGGCTGTGATTAACAATGAAGGGCCAAGCCAGTCAGTCAGACAAGGGACCAGCTGCTCATTTTGTTCTTTCAATTGCCAGTCAACTCAGTTTGACCAGCCTatactttatttattttaactttaaaacaATAATCTTTTATTTACCTTTTTAAAAAGTTGATGGAAAAGAAAAGTAAAAGAATATGCACTGCAAAACATCACATTTGTCGAGTGACCAATGACTCCATGACATAACATCAccaaacttttgaaaaaaaatgaagaattaCACTTTCGGAAAAAAATCTTATCATCTGtgtattttctttttattaataaaGGTGTAATCTTCATGATTAAGTTGCGAGAGTTATAAAAACCTAAAGGTGCTTGTAATAAATGTAGAAACAACAATCTAATCAATTAGACTAGATAATGCTTAATTGGGTCCATAACTAAAAACACTACGAGACTTGATGTTATGAGAAGGAGAAGTGGAAGTTCTTTTTATAACTACCGTCTGACGTGAGAATAAATAATGATCTAAAGAGTAAATTGTAGTCAGAGTGAGAGTAAAAGGCAGAGGATCATTTCACCTTGATATAGTGTAGTATTTATATCCAAAGGAACAAGAGATGATTTGATGAGACGTCATTATTAAGAATATGCATTTGGTCCCCGCTGCCCTGACAATTAGTGTTCGCTGAGATAGGTGTGCGTCTGTGGACTCTATTGAGCACAACTCGCTTTCATGATGTCCTTGTTGTCTCTTTGATGTCAACCGTTAATGGAGGTTTAAGAAAGTGTGAATTTGTGTCGTGTGAGTGGTCAGATGTCGCTATCACTTTTACCTCATGTCTCTTCTACAATAACCATTAATGGAGATCACCTGATACAGTGATACGTGGACTGCCATCGGCTACACGTCTCTTTCATCTTGTACCCTTTGCCTCCTTCGTGCTGGCTTATCTCCATGTGGTGGGTGGGCCCTGCGGATGACTTGCTAAAGCCATCTGTCGGGTTGTAGGCTGGGTATAGGTTTTATTCGGACTTGCGGGGGAGCCGGTACGATACCTCTACAAGTCCCCTAGTCAAGTGTTTCTCCCGTGCTTGCAGATGTGCGGGTCAAGGACCAGACTATTTTGTGTTTTTATAACTTCCGGGGATGACTTTATGCGGGCAGGGACCCGCCATTGGTAAGCACTTGGTTGTACTTGTCTAACCTCCGATTGTGGATTGTTTTGCTGCGGACTACAGATGCTCGTTTAAATACTTTGAAAAGATTCCTTTGAGATAGGGTTGGTGAGGCTAATGAGACACGTGACACTATACTGTCGCATGACCCACGCCCCGTCAGCATTTTTTTTCGTCTATTGGCCCTTCGAAGTACTCGAGTAGGCACGTTTTCCCATCGCATTAAATGTAATGGGTATAAAAGGAGAAAAAAGGGTTATTTTTTCACGTCGTTTCAGTTTACTTCTCCGGTTACTCTCATTTTCTTCCTCTCGAAATTCAAAGATCCTcatctttttctttcaatttcttataTATTAACAAATGGCTTCATCTTCAAACCTTAAACCATAAATCAAAACGGGGGGTCGTCGACTCGTCGTACAACGCCAATGTTAACAGACGCTCGGATTCCCATTAAATGGAAATATGAGTACTTTAATACTCTTGTTTGAAGTTATCAATCTTTCCCGGAGGAGTCGGAGATTGAATACCCCGATAAAGGGAATACGGCGGTGTAGCCTCCAGCTGACAAGATGGCCTTGTACTCATGGTTGTTTCTTGCTAGTCACTTCCGGCTCCGAATCATGATGTTTTTAGCCTCCTTTTTGATCCACTATGGGGTGCATATATCATAGATGCACCCTATGAGGATGATGTGGATGACACAGTTCGAGTTTTGCAGCAAGGATTTGAGAATCGAACCGATAAGGGAGATGATTCATGTTTTCTATAACTTGATTGGGAGAACGAGTTGGTATTCTTTTGCGCAACGCACTAGGGTCAAGTGCGTGCGCttgagtgtcacaccccaatattccacgtatcaccggtgggcccggtggggtatcgtgacgtagttgatatcatcatagtcaaacatacacagaatagcacagcggaagtctaggaataaaaatattattacaaactcaatgtctaaaaatatcaaagtatttactaaagacgagtctgtaatatcaaatccacaggaggatcattacagaatgtTTAAAAATGAAGCTTAGCAGACTTTATGGtatctttaaggatttgcaagatcctctttttcgacaccgagcaactcccagcctattacgagtagtacctgccacttagccttttgaaaatacgtcagttttcactggtaaatacaatttaaccgactcatttgaaaagagtttatgaaaattgatttgagtgcacaaggcacaaaaccttttataacttgggacaatctttataagatcttgtatacagttttacatgtttgtcatacatgtggggccggtttgtaagccggacatgattaactgactcaccacttatagaacccacaaaggagttatccccaacttgtgggtaaattaatatttagcatttgcatctgtcgggtgcatgcctgcaccccgtgcataggtcgtggccattaataacttaaatgagccaaggatatccaggacacggtcgttaacccccaaatgtttatgttatcaaacaatacagattaaaacgggttatgcggatttattaaatcacaatccgacataataatcccatacccgaccaagcggtattaatataccgtatcccaagcccgtatagggaaaataagttaaaagtatttacctaagctaatacttgattcacagcaaaataactcagtcgtatccaatctatctaaatgcaggtagcttttaccgggtggctctagtctggagtgatggtaatatataaccaaattcagaatgctaatggtcttatttaagtcatagacttagaccgactagcttgaagtatctaaagcggtacgatacgctagattaagcgatgaccggaatagaatgttatttagacccaacaagtttggatacttgtataatatgggtaaactaagcaCATTCCAGATTTTGAGACATAAATGAttaggttaaacccgtttcggcaaacatacgtaaactagttacataaaccgatctgaacgcgtaaaatgcgtaacgggtaaccaaatgaatcatatacaagttccatatgttattatgcttagaatatttcaatacatcagtaggatgtcaacatatatgcccaataagtatttaaaaccattttaagtcccgtaagggcattttggtcattttaatatttataaaagagatgttataacaaactgaagttctggtcctttctaattagtaaaaatatttattttatctcattacatcagtaagatatcatacatatgtgaggtttaccatttatggccaaactatgtcccgaaagggcattttggtcatttcacatatgcttttacgggcatttttggaagtctgagttctcGACTTATACCTactataataatattaaaatttgtttaagaattcagtaggtaacaagtcttaggtgttaattatggtttaaaaccatactatgcacctaaatagcgtaaaaatcgctaattgacgataattaaggggttttacggaaatctgagattttgatcagttttgaatgctcaaaataatttatttaatatatgagatcagtagaaaaaggtttggcattcaaatcatttgtaaatctcattttatgcatgaaaagggtattaccGTCATTTACTGAATAATACGAGAACTCTATGATATGATtagtttataatctgatcaataactccaacaatccctaaaaataatatcttaacagtaggtaatgagtttcgggtcaaaaaccaagtttaaacatgctttatgcaagatatcgcaatttacttagttaaaagcttctaattacgatatcgagcataactcctatttgggaccaagaactgatgtcaaactttcgGGACAAGCTTAaatatcagtaacaaaggtttttgtcctctcacatttctaaaaatctcattcttatgtcaaaagggcaaaatgggaatttataagcatattaacggaaactagcgtataattcaaaccacaaggaaccatgcaatataactccagagggttatactactgaataatatggtcctaatggaagcttaaatcatggaagaatcaagcttaatcgggtcagaactgaaaagtcaaagcaaagtcaagcttttgcgactttcggttgtgaaccgaCCTTAATCTTAGAATTGTCGAGTTGGacagcttagacatgttctaataatcaTTTCTAAGTTATTAGAgtgtaaaaatataatttataacctctgAATCCATAGTTTTAATTAATACCCACAAATCtgccaagtttgactttttacctaaacggtttgacccgacaattaactaagcaaacgaaggaattaggaggtgccctttcaggggttaatcacctacctaactaCGGTCTTATACCCACTTTCAATTCGATCAGTGGCTGGACCATGAGAGTATAAAACGAAAGTCAAAGTAAATTCATGATACTTGACTTTTCGGCTTGAAAGAACACAAATCTGAACTAAGGAGTGGGATAGGGCACTTACAATTGGTccatgctatcttttctacaagaataTAAGTCCAACTCAGTCCAGGAGTTCCAAGTTTGAGAGTAGAGAAGTTGGAATGAGAAAGTGGTAAAGAAAAATGAATGGAACTCAtcctatatatagtttttgagATAAGATTGGATGATTAACAGGTGTTTGGAGGATTAATCAGATCCTTACACCTGTTATAGCAGCTGTCCTATTGTCTTGAAGCCCAAGGAAATGATTTGGATTGGCTAGGATGTGAATGGAGTAGTGGACAAGCAAAAACAGAAGGAAAAATTAACTGCAGCAGCAGATTTGGGCCTCGTGGCCCGCGTAAATGTCTGGCCCAGACTttcgcggcccgcttgggcttctGGTTCAGATTCAAAGTTTGGCAGcttggcagttttagtccctgtactCACAAAATGCTATTTTTGACACATTTGGGGCCCGGAAACTCAAGtttaaggctctacaaggtcGATAATGTTTAGGGGGCTCAAAATATGTCTGGAACACTCTCGGatatcggttcgtttggccgAACAGTCACGTTTTGcgtctaattacgacggaatACGCACGGAcgctaaaaatggtccaaaacacgcgacgagtggaattttatcatgccgcacactaaaataaaatattttagtgcttacataaatttttgggtgtacGGGGATGTTCAGAAtttaagatatgcgcgaaagtgcaaacttgtgcactttttgacacttttagtccctgtatgacctaaaagtttatttttgcgcaccaaacacctctaagcctatatctaagctatataaaggatgaATAGGGTATATTTAACTCGTGGATATAatccggaaggtccgttatcaaacgattcgacctacatttgcagtttgacgcaattagtcctttaattgcgctatGTAGCGTATAATGTCGTTTAATGAGATTCAAGCCTTCTATAGCCCATAATGGGCCTCCTCGAATGTATGTCCAATTATTACAATGCTCCGGTTCGCTTAAAAGGTCCCCGAGAGGCGTaaattcaaaagttgacgcttttggtccctctaatgcgcaaacttgcgcatatcatcgtttaatagcatcgaagccttatctaGTCCATGTTAGGCATTCTCGAGAGTATTATAATACATCACAATGCtttgggttcgctaaaaggtcattcaaaggtataattaaacatgttgacgcttttaacccctctaactTTCAAACTTGCGCATAACTACAgttattggcataaaagccttaCATAGCCGATATTTGGCATTCCTGAGAATatgatgaaacataatgaagctctcggtttgttaaaaggtcactcagaggtaagaattaacatgttgacacttttaacccttcgacgcgcaaactttcacataattacgcaaacggctcctctcgtccaacaagtggctcaattgagaatacggacaccgtataaggtcactcagaggcctagATTAGGCATGTTGACGCTTTCAGTCCTTCTATAAACAAAGTTTTCGTTTTTGATGAAAAtagtccctcatagtcaacgtttgactttattagggttcattACATGTGTCATcacatcattggacacgattttacaaggtgttacatcctcaccccttaaaagaaatctcgaccccgagatttgcTCCAAAAAGATGTAAGTACTTTCCGTCGTAAACTGAACTTAACTTCCACAGTCATTTAGCACCTTTACGGGTATTTCAGTTGACTTATCCATTAGGTGCTTACTCCTTTTCggagtttcttaacctgtcgatccttcaTCGATATAGGTCTTTCCATAAACCTCAGGCTTTATACGTCTTCATGAGACATTGCTAGGGATttatcagctaggcatttctttaagttAGAAATGTGGGACACATcgtgaattccactgagctcctTAGGCAGGTTTAGCTTAAGCTACaccacattcgatgatctcgaatgattTATACATCCAAGGGTTAACTTGCTCTATATACCGAAATGTATTGTACTCTTTCATGTCTGATATTTCGATAGAGCTTCGTTCCCCATTTGGAACTTCAAGAGATTTGCGCCTCTTGTTCGCATTGCTCTATTACCGAATACTGGCAGTTTTCAGATGATTACGAATTCATAATATCCTATCCATCATCTTTATGACAAATCTCATATCCTGATAATTGGGCTTTCCCAATTTCGTACCCAACAAATGGGTGTTGGCTATTTCTCCCaaacaaggtctccaaaggagcagccttcaTGCTTATACCACGCTTTTGGTTATAAGAATTTATTCAGGGTGAGATAGTTATTCCAACTACTACCCGAATCAGTCTTAAGGAATCAACTATCCTCATGGTTAGTCGAACaagtc
Above is a window of Helianthus annuus cultivar XRQ/B chromosome 14, HanXRQr2.0-SUNRISE, whole genome shotgun sequence DNA encoding:
- the LOC110903814 gene encoding uncharacterized protein LOC110903814 isoform X2, whose product is MTFRPLGTFGQAPPLKRGVYTLFYPGLHLLFQFPLGIPTVAIMGKIISRRQIDETTIDPLELLKNLKGWTVKKYKCTETNGRYRVDKTYRHPKSKKWLRSLCKVREFILDSSYTGKASDNGEGGSQLVKITGFFGLKFGEFGVMSIGDFHNLQFSKLKLP
- the LOC110903814 gene encoding uncharacterized protein LOC110903814 isoform X3 — its product is MHPPASVSVRNGLHLLFQFPLGIPTVAIMGKIISRRQIDETTIDPLELLKNLKGWTVKKYKCTETNGRYRVDKTYRHPKSKKWLRSLCKVREFILDSSYTGKASDNGEGGSQLVKITGFFGLKFGEFGVMSIGDFHNLQFSKLKLPY
- the LOC110903814 gene encoding uncharacterized protein LOC110903814 isoform X5, which translates into the protein MGKIISRRQIDETTIDPLELLKNLKGWTVKKYKCTETNGRYRVDKTYRHPKSKKWLRSLCKVREFILDSSYTGKASDNGEGGSQLVKITGFFGLKFGEFGVMSIGDFHNLQFSKLKLPY
- the LOC110903814 gene encoding uncharacterized protein LOC110903814 isoform X4, whose amino-acid sequence is MHPPASVSGLHLLFQFPLGIPTVAIMGKIISRRQIDETTIDPLELLKNLKGWTVKKYKCTETNGRYRVDKTYRHPKSKKWLRSLCKVREFILDSSYTGKASDNGEGGSQLVKITGFFGLKFGEFGVMSIGDFHNLQFSKLKLPY
- the LOC110903814 gene encoding uncharacterized protein LOC110903814 isoform X1, with the protein product MTFRPLGTFGQAPPLKRGVYTLFYPGLHLLFQFPLGIPTVAIMGKIISRRQIDETTIDPLELLKNLKGWTVKKYKCTETNGRYRVDKTYRHPKSKKWLRSLCKVREFILDSSYTGKASDNGEGGSQLVKITGFFGLKFGEFGVMSIGDFHNLQFSKLKLPY